A stretch of Schistocerca cancellata isolate TAMUIC-IGC-003103 chromosome 3, iqSchCanc2.1, whole genome shotgun sequence DNA encodes these proteins:
- the LOC126177024 gene encoding cuticle protein 18.7-like — translation MKVFVALSALLAAAVAAPAPGYLGAAHGVLAAAPALVAGHGVHPGYAAYGPAHIAVGPGGYVVDTPEVAATRAAHLTAVAQTQARDAHINGAYAHAALAAPAAVPLAPALLGAHGLGYAHGHLPIHG, via the exons ATGAAGGTCTTC GTTGCCCTGTCCGCCCTGctggccgccgccgtcgccgcccccgcccccgggtACCTGGGGGCCGCGCACGGCGTCCTGGCCGCCGCCCCCGCGCTGGTCGCCGGCCACGGGGTGCACCCCGGCTACGCCGCCTACGGCCCGGCGCACATCGCCGTCGGACCCGGCGGGTACGTCGTGGACACCCCTGAGGTGGCCGCCACCAGGGCCGCCCACCTGACCGCCGTCGCCCAGACGCAGGCCCGCGACGCCCACATCAACGGCGCCTACGCGCACGCGGccctcgccgcccccgccgccgtccCTCTCGCCCCCGCTCTGCTGGGAGCGCACGGCCTCGGCTACGCCCACGGACACCTGCCCATCCACGGCTGA